The following are encoded together in the Kwoniella europaea PYCC6329 chromosome 1, complete sequence genome:
- a CDS encoding cytochrome c oxidase-assembly factor COX23, mitochondrial, whose translation MASQVPPSKNPTPLADRPLPPSAALSEPADYKNTFRGRMAASKYADPCEAASKASLACLERTHYNRDECLDFFAAYRECKGKWIAQRKEDARKGRDTV comes from the exons ATGGCATCTCAAGTTCCACCTTCCAAGAATCCAACACCCTTAGCCGATCGTCCATTACCTCCTTCAGCGGCTTTGTCGGAACCAGCGGATTACAAGAATACGTTTAGG GGTCGAATGGCAGCTTCCAAG TACGCAGACCCATGTGAAGCAGCGTCGAAAGCCTCTTTAGCATGTCTGGAAAGGACGCATTACAATcgtgatgag TGTCTAGATTTCTTCGCAGCGTACAGGGAATGTAAAGGTAaatgg ATCGCGCAACGTAAAGAAGATGCGAGGAAAGGGCGGGATACTGTGTGA